The Dysidea avara chromosome 13, odDysAvar1.4, whole genome shotgun sequence genome includes a region encoding these proteins:
- the LOC136243651 gene encoding nucleolin-like — protein MMLNSVKLITRAFSRPSVLHHQLKYVPYRGFADAHSAASTIFVGQIPRDVTEEELKQFFPTCLSTRIIKDRLSGSSKGFGFVDFPTHEEAKEAVSKTVEIFGHKLNLDFAAKNQFQKKLHARGIGDDEKSLTLFVGHLPYDMGEAELQSLFPGSVAVRILSDQSTGLSKGCAFVEFDTLEAAEEQFKNSGMEIRGQKLFVDFASNRKRSDKVKGSTPHSTLYVSNISYNTTSSGLAAAFSGCTKANIITHTDGRSKGFGFVEYVSVQEATEALDRLGNFELDGRILSINFATPRVKDVDEDIQQEPFELKDDLDSDMSWDDSLTEK, from the exons ATGATGTTGAACAGTGTCAAGTTGATAACAAGGGCCTTCAGCCGACCTTCAGTTCTCCACCATCAACTGAAATATGTTCCATACAGAG GCTTTGCTGATGCTCACAGTGCTGCTTCAACAATATTTGTGGGACAGATACCTCGTGATGTAACCGAGGAAGAGTTGAAACAGTTTTTCCCTACCTGTCTATCAACCAGGATCATAAAAGACAGGCTCAGTGGATCTTCCAAAGG GTTTGGTTTTGTTGACTTTCCCACTCATGAAGAAGCTAAAGAAGCTGTGAGTAAGACAGTGGAGATATTTGGTCATAAACTGAACCTTGACTTTGCTGCCAAGAATCAATTCCAAAAAAAGC TACATGCTCGTGGAATTGGTGATGATGAAAAGTCGTTAACTCTTTTTGTGGGTCATCTACCATACGATATGGGTGAGGCTGAACTCCAGTCATTATTTCCTGGCAGTGTTGCAGTAAGAATACTCTCTGATCAATCCACAGGATTATCAAAAGG GTGTGCTTTTGTGGAGTTTGACACTCTTGAAGCAGCCGAAGAACAATTCAAGAATAGCGGTATGGAGATTAGAGGGCAGAAACTGTTTGTCGACTTCGCATCCAACAGAAAACGAT CAGACAAAGTTAAGGGAAGTACACCACATTCAACCTTGTATGTTTCCAATATCTCATACAATACTACATCAAGTGGTCTCGCCGCAGCATTTAGTGGCTGCACTAAAGCTAATATAATAACACATACTGATGGTAGAAGCAAAGG TTTTGGTTTTGTGGAATATGTTAGTGTACAAGAAGCCACTGAAGCATTAGACAGATTAGGTAACTTTGAACTGGATGGTCGTATTTTGTCCATCAACTTTGCCACTCCCCGGGTTAAAG ATGTTGATGAAGATATACAACAGGAACCATTTGAACTAAAAGACGATTTAGATAGTGACATGTCTTGGGATGACAGTCTAACTGAAAAGTGA